A genomic segment from Desulfobulbaceae bacterium encodes:
- the rodA gene encoding rod shape-determining protein RodA codes for MFKFDRRLLVNFDWTLLVVLAAVVAMALANLYSASYTGFYGTPAYMKQIYFFLMGCCAILLIISFDYRALITVNYPIYVLIIVLIIIAMVFGKTTAGTQRWINLGFFNLQPSEPAKLSLVIALASYYYRKDTGKGFSLKELLVPGLLTGLPFVLIVKQPDLGTALMLGCVFVSMTLFVKLRWSTLVTLCSCCAVIVPLGWKFGLKPYQRQRIETFLNPESDPLNSGYHIMQSKIAVGSGAKFGKGYLEGTQVHLDFLPERHTDFAFSVLAEEWGFIGSVFFLSCYFFLVFLGLNIALSSRDKFGVLLAFGIVSLIFWQAIINLAMVLGLLPVVGMPLPLVSYGGSSMLTTLAAIGILFNIRMRRFLVGTN; via the coding sequence ATGTTCAAGTTTGATAGAAGACTTCTGGTGAATTTTGATTGGACGCTTTTGGTGGTTCTTGCGGCAGTGGTGGCAATGGCGCTGGCCAATCTCTACAGTGCATCATACACGGGATTTTATGGTACCCCGGCCTATATGAAGCAGATATATTTTTTCCTGATGGGTTGTTGTGCCATTTTATTGATAATCAGTTTCGATTATCGGGCCTTGATAACTGTTAATTACCCAATCTATGTCCTGATAATTGTCCTAATCATAATTGCAATGGTTTTTGGTAAAACAACAGCTGGGACTCAACGTTGGATCAATCTTGGCTTCTTCAATCTCCAGCCTTCAGAACCAGCCAAGTTGTCATTGGTAATTGCTTTGGCCAGTTATTACTACCGTAAAGACACCGGAAAAGGGTTTTCACTTAAAGAGCTTTTGGTCCCTGGTTTGCTGACTGGCCTGCCATTTGTTCTTATTGTTAAACAGCCGGATCTTGGTACAGCCTTAATGTTGGGCTGTGTCTTTGTCTCTATGACTTTATTTGTCAAGTTGCGTTGGTCTACCCTCGTAACATTATGTTCCTGTTGCGCTGTTATTGTGCCTCTGGGCTGGAAGTTTGGTCTTAAGCCTTATCAGCGGCAGCGAATAGAAACATTCCTGAACCCGGAAAGTGACCCGTTAAATTCAGGGTATCATATTATGCAGTCGAAAATTGCCGTCGGCTCGGGAGCTAAATTTGGCAAGGGATACTTGGAGGGAACACAGGTCCACTTGGACTTTCTGCCCGAGCGCCATACTGATTTTGCATTTTCTGTGTTGGCCGAAGAGTGGGGTTTTATAGGGTCTGTGTTCTTTTTGTCCTGTTACTTCTTTCTTGTTTTTTTGGGATTAAATATTGCTCTTTCGTCTCGGGATAAGTTTGGTGTCCTTTTGGCGTTCGGGATAGTATCGTTAATCTTTTGGCAGGCTATAATCAATCTGGCTATGGTTTTAGGGTTGCTGCCCGTGGTTGGCATGCCGCTGCCCCTAGTCAGCTATGGAGGTTCATCCATGCTAACTACCCTGGCTGCCATCGGCATATTGTTTAATATCCGGATGCGCCGCTTCTTGGTGGGTACAAATTAA